A window of Paenibacillus phoenicis genomic DNA:
CATCGTACTGGTACTGATTGATAGGGACAATCGGCTTGTTCAGTCCCAACAGGCCATACACGGCCATACGGGCCGTCCGAACAGAGTATTCTTCAGTGAAGACAACGTCGTCCGGGATTTCGCAGAATTGACCGATAAACGCTAAGTTGGTGGAGCCGTCCGGGATGACCTTTGGCCGATCGCCGATCGCTCTAGGCATGAACTGCGAGGTGATGAACGGCATCATACATGGAATACAGTTGGCGGTGGAGAGATCGCTTCCATGTCTTCTTGGAAGTGGAGATGGTGCAGCAACTCGGTGAGAATCTCCTCACCGGTACATTCGGACATTTTCTTAGGCACGTAATCGCCGGCTCGATCCGGGAATAATCCGTACCCCCAGAAGACCTTCACATGCTCCGGTTGATTGCGGAAATGCGGCTGATGGGCCAGCACGATGGACATGAACCAGCTCGAATCCTTGAAGGTAACCAGTGCGCCGGTGCCCGCCTTGTTGCGGGAGAAAGCTTCCATCCGGTCAAAAAAACGCGAGTCCTGACAAGTCACCGTAAACGACTCCCATTTGGACTCTTCGATATGGTCGGCGAAGACGGAAGGACGTCCAAGGCCCGGTTTCTTGGCGGCTATCCGCTCCCATAACTGCCAAGAGCTGCCCTTGCCGTTCAGCTTCGGCGCTGTGCTCATAGAGCCTAGGCTGTAGCTCTCCGTCATCGAGCCGTTGGTGACGATCACCAGATCGTCTTCGCCCAAATCGAGGACTTGCGGCTCGCCGTCTTTCAGATAGTGTATCCGCGTCACGGTGATCTCATCGCCTTCTCGGAAGTCCAGATCCGTAACGGTGCATTTCAGCGAAAAGTCTACGCCGTGCTTCTCCAAATACTTTTGCAGCGGGAGAATGAGGGAATCGTATTGGTTATAAGGTGTGCGGGTGACTCCTTCCAGCGTATGGATTCGCGGGAATTCATGCATAAACCGAAGCATGTATCTTTTAAACTCCACAGCGCTGTGCCAAGGCTGGAAGGCAAAGGTGGTTGCCCACATGTACCAGAAATTTGTCTTGAGAAAATGCGGGCCAAACCAGTCATTGATCCGCGCAGTGCCCAGGCTCTCTTCAGGGGCCATAATCAGCTTAACCATGGCCATCCGGTCCGTCATATCAAAGCCCATAGAGGTCACGTCTACAACCTGGCCGTCCCGGTTGACTAACCGAGCGTTGGAATGCGTCTGGTGGGCGGTATCGAAAGCGATGATCTCATCCCGCACCGAAAGTCCCGGGTGGTCTATCGAAGGGATGGAGCGCAGCAAATCCCATGTATTTTCATAAGTCTCATCATTCAGCATCCGGCCGCCGCGGATCACATATCCGCGTTCACCGTCTCCGGCACCATCGTTGCTGCCGCCTAGCACCTTCATTTCCTCCAACACATGAATATGTTGGCCGGGAAAATCGCAGTCCCGAACCAGGAACGCGGCCCCCGCCAGTGAAGCGATCCCTCCGCCAACAAAATAAACGTGATGGGTGTGACGATCTGCAGACATAACTTTCACCTCCAAAGAATGTGATGAATGGAACAATCTTAATGTAATCTGTCTTTGGAGCAAACGAAATCAACAATGAAGGGCGACTGTATAAAAAAACGACACTCCCCAAGGAGTGTCTAGGATTCCGACGGAAAAAGCCAGATTTCGCCTTGGTCAGATGGGAGCTAGACAAGGGAATCACCTGCTTTGTGGAAAAAATAGGTAGATCATCCTGTCTTTCATTATACTCCCGCTCAAGCTAGCCTTCAAAAAAATAACCTCCGCCAAATCGATAGCGGAGGTTTAGGAACATCAAGGTCCTGGGGTTAAGTCGTCTTCGACTTATTGTAAATATCGAAAGCGACGGCGAGAAGCAGGACCAGCCCTTTGATGCCTTGCTGCCAATCCACCCCAAGCCCGATCAGCGACATGCCATTGTTCATCACGCCCATGACCAGGCCGCCGATAATCGCGCCGATGACGGTACCGATGCCGCCGGAGGCAGAGGCGCCACCGATGAAGCAGGCCGCGATCGCGTCGAGCTCAAAGTTCGTCCCGGCCTTCGGCGTAGCCGAGTTGAGGCGGGCGGCGAAGATCAGGCCGGACAGTGCAGCCAGGGCGCCCATGTTGACGAAGACCCAGAACGTCACCTTTTTGGTTTTGACGCCGGAGAGTTTGGCGGCCTTCTCATTGCCTCCAAGCGCATAGATATGGCGGCCCGCCACCATTCGGTTCATAACGAACGAATAAATGACGATCAGGAAGAACAGGATGATCAAGATGTTCGGCAGCCCGTTGTAGGTTGCCAGCACAAAGGTAAATATGTTGATGATGGCAACGAGCAGTACGAGCTTCGTGACGAACACCCAAATCGGCGCGACCTCAAACTGATATTTGAGCTGGGTTCGCCGCTCCTTCCATTCCTGCCAAATGAGGAGAAGGGAGAGCGCCAGACCAAGCAGAATCGTCAGGATATGAAGGCTGCTGCCGCCAAACCAGTCGGGAATGAAGCCGGAACTGATGCGTTGGAACGATTTCGGGAATGGTGCGATCGACTGGCCGCCAAGCACGATCATCGTCAAGCCCCGGAACAGCAGCATCCCGGCTAATGTGACGATAAAGGCGGGGATTTTTACGTAAGCGACCCAAAATCCTTGCCAGGCACCGATCAGCCCGCCGATCACCAGTGAAATGATAATGGTAAGGAACGTTGGCAACTGAAAATCCACCAACATGATGGCAGCCAAAGCCCCGATAAAGGCGGCGATGGAGCCGACGGACAAATCGATATGTCCAGTGATGATCACAAGCACCATCCCGATGGCCAGCACCAAAATGTAGCTGTTTTGCAAGATCAGATTCGTAATGTTGAGCGGTTTGAGTAAGATGCCGCCCGTCAAAATTTGAAACAAGATGGTGATGAAGATTAAGGCGATAATCATGCCGTACTGACGTATGTTTTTTCGAAAAAGTTCGCTAACCGCTTGCATCGGTCTACCCCCTGCCTCGAGTCATGGATTTCATCAATACTTCCTGGGTGGCGTCCTCGCGTAGCACTTCCCCGGTGATCCGGCCTTCGCTCATGACGTAGAT
This region includes:
- the mmsB gene encoding multiple monosaccharide ABC transporter permease, which produces MQAVSELFRKNIRQYGMIIALIFITILFQILTGGILLKPLNITNLILQNSYILVLAIGMVLVIITGHIDLSVGSIAAFIGALAAIMLVDFQLPTFLTIIISLVIGGLIGAWQGFWVAYVKIPAFIVTLAGMLLFRGLTMIVLGGQSIAPFPKSFQRISSGFIPDWFGGSSLHILTILLGLALSLLLIWQEWKERRTQLKYQFEVAPIWVFVTKLVLLVAIINIFTFVLATYNGLPNILIILFFLIVIYSFVMNRMVAGRHIYALGGNEKAAKLSGVKTKKVTFWVFVNMGALAALSGLIFAARLNSATPKAGTNFELDAIAACFIGGASASGGIGTVIGAIIGGLVMGVMNNGMSLIGLGVDWQQGIKGLVLLLAVAFDIYNKSKTT